A genomic window from bacterium includes:
- a CDS encoding RHS domain-containing protein: MLFEKLKKLRFSFDTVDGWYNDYEGWYIDDVEIIKAEDKPLYVPLGTISYIYANDKLVARVDKKPAQSEKVYYYHNDYLGSTRVMTDSMGEIVWSSD, translated from the coding sequence TTGCTCTTTGAAAAGTTAAAGAAACTAAGATTTAGTTTTGATACAGTAGATGGATGGTATAACGATTATGAAGGGTGGTATATAGATGATGTAGAGATTATCAAGGCAGAAGATAAGCCATTGTATGTGCCTTTAGGGACTATTTCCTATATCTATGCCAATGATAAATTAGTCGCGAGGGTAGATAAAAAACCTGCTCAGTCCGAGAAAGTATATTATTATCATAATGATTACTTAGGTTCAACAAGGGTGATGACTGATAGTATGGGAGAAATAGTTTGGTCGAGTGATTA